The following is a genomic window from Ignavibacteria bacterium.
TATGAGTGATCCCGGCGTGAATCGAACACGCAACCCTCAGCTTAGAAGGCTGATGCTCTATCCGATTGAGCTACGGGACCAATGAGAAATGAGTACAGTATCAAAATTTTGGAGTGCAAATATACACACTTTTCTAAATTTGGGAAACACGTATGAAGTGAAATTTTGAAAATATTTTATGTGTTCTTTTTTCAAAAACACAAAACTCGTTCAAGAATTTTCTCAAACGTTTTTTTTATATGGACTCGAACATTACTTCACGAGTATCATTTTCTTCGTTTCCAAGAATGTTCCGGCGCGTAAGCGATAGAAATATAATCCGCTTGGAAATGTTTCCGCATTCCATTTTACGCTGTGTTCTCCTGCTTCCATTTGTTTATTCACCAATGATGTAATCTCGTTTCCCTTGATGTCGTATATCGTTATGGAAACAAAACTCGTAACTCGCAACTCGTAACTTATAACTGTCGCCGCATTAAACGGATTCGGATAATTTTGCAATAGTTCTATCTTCTGCGGATAATGCGACTCTTCCCGAACATTTGTACTCACGAATTCACCCCGCACGTAATACAGTTTCCCGACATTGTAATTTGGAAAAATTACATGTACAGCGTTTTCAGAAATAGCAACAGCACAATAACTTGTAGAACGTAATCCAATATTATGCACGGGACAAAACGAGAGACCTCCATCGAGACTGACCCGCACGTATGTTTCGGAATACACATCGTTACCGCCCTCCCACGCGGATGCAACAACATTGCCATTCATTGCAACCGCCGGTGTAATTCCATTTTGAATTTCCGTCAGCAGTTGTTCTTCATACCATTGTTCTCCTCCCGAATCAGTTCTTCTTGCAACGACACCACAGCCCAGAGAACTAAAACAATTGCCGAATTTAGTATCGCGCCACGCCACAAAAGCGTTATTTCCTTCCGCCGCGATTGCGGCACCCATAGAAAATGCTCCATCTACGGATGACATAAACTCTTTTTTTGTCCACGAAAATCCTAAATCAGTGCTTCTCCAATATAATATTTCTGGTCTGAGTAACGGCATATTATAAGCATTCATTGCAAGATGCAAAACACCCGTACCTAATGCACAAGCCGGGAAAATTCCTGTTTTAATAGTATCTGTTGAAAACTGCCAGGTATCGCCACCATTTGTTGATGAAGCAATAACAGGAGTTGAAAGTTGGGTGTCCTGATATTGAATTGCAGTTGCGATAGTATCATCTTTTACGCTAAAGGGATGAAAAGTTAGCTCTCTTGGATAAATACGTTTCGGCGAAGTCCAGGTCAATCCTTCGTTACTGCTCTTGATAAAATGAATGTATTCTTTTGCCAGTGTATCATTGATATATTTATGAAATAAGTACAGCCATTGGGAAGTCGCCACAAGTTGATGGCGGGAAGCATGTGTCCCTGGTATATTCCAAAGTTCCTGAATTTCACTCCATTGTTCTCCGTCATTCGTTGAGTGCATAAATGGCATTGTTGTACTGCCTCCATCCCACGTAACATAGACATTATTTTCCTGTGCGGCAACGGAAGGCAATCCAAACTGATTCGCAAGCACAATCGGTTCGTGCCAGATAATGCCGCAACTCGTATCCTGCGCAAAGAGGAACTCGCCTGCTAATGGTGCGTAAAAATGAAGAATGAGGAATGAAATAATAAAGTTTAAAATAGTTCCGTGCTTCATAAAATTCTTTCTATGAAAAAAATGTGAGTAAAAAATTGTTGGGAAAAGATAAAACGAG
Proteins encoded in this region:
- a CDS encoding T9SS type A sorting domain-containing protein, which translates into the protein MCVKETRVMKTIRCGTIHKSRTPFFFSSLSPLSQKKFTEIGFLSFYLFPTIFYSHFFHRKNFMKHGTILNFIISFLILHFYAPLAGEFLFAQDTSCGIIWHEPIVLANQFGLPSVAAQENNVYVTWDGGSTTMPFMHSTNDGEQWSEIQELWNIPGTHASRHQLVATSQWLYLFHKYINDTLAKEYIHFIKSSNEGLTWTSPKRIYPRELTFHPFSVKDDTIATAIQYQDTQLSTPVIASSTNGGDTWQFSTDTIKTGIFPACALGTGVLHLAMNAYNMPLLRPEILYWRSTDLGFSWTKKEFMSSVDGAFSMGAAIAAEGNNAFVAWRDTKFGNCFSSLGCGVVARRTDSGGEQWYEEQLLTEIQNGITPAVAMNGNVVASAWEGGNDVYSETYVRVSLDGGLSFCPVHNIGLRSTSYCAVAISENAVHVIFPNYNVGKLYYVRGEFVSTNVREESHYPQKIELLQNYPNPFNAATVISYELRVTSFVSITIYDIKGNEITSLVNKQMEAGEHSVKWNAETFPSGLYFYRLRAGTFLETKKMILVK